The segment aTTTGCCTCACATtcggtaggaataagacgaccaggggtgcagcgagcaagatggtttgactaggtggagcgagtctgagaaattggagagcgttggcctacaaccgagtgcattggagaaactttgttcatcaggctttcacccttattctgcgagtcacatgactcaatacgacaattgtcacttgggtgactcgccacggcgagtcgagtcacctaagtgacactcgtgtcacctaggtaagaaacccttgtcacctaagtgacaaggcgagtcacctaggtgacaattgtcacctgattcgcggtgactgcaacatagtcacgtcactcgcctcgcagaataagggtatttgtcttagaacggcaagccaactaagtaaagtaagtaagttcaagaagaagaagaaaagtatttggtcctggcttattagttttgggtggtttccaaaaataacgcggaactgtactgtacggtagattgtgaACCTTTGCAACTTCCCGAATTTTTTCGGTTTGTCTTGCTAGATCAAGAGCGTAATGCAATATATCAGGATCATGGAGCTTCGATTTCTGTATCTTGATTTTCCTTGCacgttttttagttttactgagaaaaaaattacaattatagtcaaaaacagcgaatactgttgatctatatgcttgacccataatactgggaaaagtcaattttgctcccagtattatgggccattgattaatttcgtatattaaagcggaaaatgcatttttctaggtggtttcaccgtaattctaTGAATAtatacctattccctcgatttccatccattttacgctcagacacacaaatttacgccgttattcagcttataattcacaaccgactttttataacaaccgcaaaaagAGCAACAAATCGAAAGTCGATTGGAGCCACCGGACAGCTatcggaaaattaagaaaattaacgcattggaACTGAATGTATTGCTGTCAACCATGCAGCAGAATGTTGCTGCTATCTATTGAACTCATACTCGAtagttaaatattaatttgttacgtataaaactaacgtaaagtgtagactggcccataatactgggtggtccataatactggggtgactgtataACCCAtttgtaagcttttggcatatttatctCATTGAacttgcagcttcttctgtacggatgCTTTCGTAatgtctgcttcataataggccagtATTTTTCATTGGGCCTTAGTTCCAGTGCGTtgggggggttcatgtcctcgggtacgaaagtaaccccgctggcttcgtaccactccaggacatcctttgaatagtggcacgaagcttgaTCCGGCCgcaagatcgtagggccctcgtgttgcttcaacagaggaagtagacactctttgaggtagatctgcccgtttacagcccCGGTAGTCATGAACGGCGAATTCTGTTTGCCACAaaagcagatcgcttgccaaatcatgtatttcttggcaaacattgaaagtttctgcatccttacttcctccaaagtatcaaacttgtgctgagcGGTGGAGCACAGTAGCCCCGGGAGCTGCCTGAAGTCCACCTTGACGtaaagtctcatcatccatgacgcgacgttgcttttcgggtgacgccattttgttcaatttgctaaaaactgaccgcgataaaaatatagTGCAAAGAATATACTCTAAACtatttctacccaaattttcaagagaaaatatccCATGGGTAGTTTTCtatagcgtttcttccgtgatgcaatttgatgtggtacACCCTTTAGTACAAAATTCTTGAGCAAAATGTGGCAAATCAGGTTTTTAGATGATGctgtattaaaataaaattgttcgtaTTCCTTTTTCCTGAAATTCTTCTACTTTTCTTACcgtagaatctcaaattagagataGCTTGTACATGATTCTTTCTTAAAATGATTAGAAactgacaaacaagaaaaaaaattaaagaaatttaatgTGACAGAACGTAATTTTTCTGGTATTCTTTGGAGTTTACCACAAttacttaacttgaaattggacttaaaattccaaatgaataaaattggttttaaatttgacttgaagcTGAATTTGAATTTAGATTTGAAAGCATATAAAATttaacatgaaattggacttgaaattgtacttgaagttggactCAGGGATGGTACGATCACTTCGacccaattttgattcatttgacagtaccttctcagccgagcaaaatttgacgaagtgatgtatgggacatttgtttAATAATAAGGTTAATTAATTAAGTTAATTAATAAAGtcttgctgtatcttttgtatttacggtgctaccaTGCTAGTATCTCTAGTTACTAAAAACTAAGTGATTGTTCATTTAatcactaatgagttactagtATTGTAGCGCTGTAACTTCACTCCAATTTACAAAAGCtatatgcagtcaaaaagctaatatataaCAACGTGCTGTAataaatgccagatatgctaataagcgacTGAATTACCCTTTACCTTACGAACCTTGAACTTTATAACGGACCATTTAGCATAAttggttaaaaataattttatgtcaTTTCATAGATAATTCAGGGCGGGACGACCGCATTTATGAAAACAATCCAAAATGTTTTTCTtcgcaaacaaaattgtaaatgaaATTTGTTAAATTCGAAACATTTTTTAAAGAACACGTATCTTTCACGATTACCGGGTGCTCGGAGACTTTATTTTCCTTTATCTCGCCTTCTCGACGAGCCTGCCGACAGCTATCTTCAATTTGATTGACTATGAACTAAAATCACAGCACAACCGGCTCACTCCGTTCGGATCCCCGGGGGCCACTGCATcttcagcagcaacagcaacagtatCCGGAATCAACCAGCCGTTGGTCGACTACACAGAGGTAACTATCCTGTCAAGGCACTTCATTTCATTGATTCACTCATTTTCGAAACTAACGCAAAATTCTGCCTCTCTTCCCGCTTTTTTGTCGCTATTCCGCAAGACCGCATATGATGTCCCGCACTGCCACCCCAGTCAACGTAATTCCGGACATTGATAGGTCCAATTGGTGATTGGTGTATTGTTTCACCTTGCCCAACTTACATACACTCACACTTACACAACCATAAATCACTAAATACAGCGACCCGAGGATCCATTCAGTAACCCCACATTAGAATTCATCGAACTATCATTGCGTCCATATCCCCGATGCAGGTTCGTTTCGGTGCATTTTGCCGAAGTCACGGAGAGTTGCACCGATGATGATATCATCTACGACGATGTGGATGTGTACCGGGATGACGAAGTTGATGtcgactacattgagctgaccCCCAAGGAAGACGATGACGACTCCATGAAGTATCGAGAGTGTTTAGTATGATGaaatgttgtttttttattaaatttctacATACTCTAATGTAAGTGAGCCCTTAGGGTAATAAAGCGTAGAAAACCATGCCATGTGTTTTTAGCTATAGTGATAATAACTAGTAGTGGCTAATGCTGATGCAAACACCGAATGAAAACTGCTGATAAGAAACGTTACCCATTTAACGCGAGATGCGGGATGTCACTTTCACTCATTACTGCGGTGGTTTTAAAAGTCGACGATTTAGATCATTCCGCCTGTAGTTGGTTTTCAGTGGTTCGCTGAAGATGTGGTCTCGAGCAAAACCGGTAGCGGTTGTGGTTGTGTTGTTGTCTCTGATAAGTGGAACCAAGCAGGAAGAGCCACAGCTGTATCCGAGTACTCCACGGAAGGGTCGGTTTCTTGGTTTGTTGGGTTTGCTAACCGGGCTTACGCTGGTTGATTCCTTGGATGATGGTGATGGACCACAAATCAGAGCCCCGCAAGGGATAGTGAGGATTAACATCGGAAGACCGCTGGCCGAGTCATTTTATCATTACATGTATAATCCCTACTATTATGGGAGTGTACCTACGGTGAATATTAAAATACCGCTGGGATTCGAGGGGTACGACGGAATTAATCATATTGGTGGAGCACCGGTTGGTGCTGGTACTGGTGCGTTTGGACAAAATGGACCTCACGTGATAGAACCAAGGCCAATCCTGTCGGATTCATCTGTGAGTACAAATGACTTTAATGCTCTCGTATGATTTCAGAGACGAACTCTAATCGAATAGTGATTTGTAAAATAAAATCGTTACAGGACTCTATTGCCGAGACTGTTCATACTGCAGAAAATTTAAAGAAACCAAGAAGGGCAGAAAAAATTAGACGTTCTAGGCTCCCGTACACTCGAATTATCCGAAGTACGCCAACGAGTGACGTAACGGACGATGAAGAGCAAGC is part of the Sabethes cyaneus chromosome 2, idSabCyanKW18_F2, whole genome shotgun sequence genome and harbors:
- the LOC128735506 gene encoding uncharacterized protein LOC128735506 → MWSRAKPVAVVVVLLSLISGTKQEEPQLYPSTPRKGRFLGLLGLLTGLTLVDSLDDGDGPQIRAPQGIVRINIGRPLAESFYHYMYNPYYYGSVPTVNIKIPLGFEGYDGINHIGGAPVGAGTGAFGQNGPHVIEPRPILSDSSDSIAETVHTAENLKKPRRAEKIRRSRLPYTRIIRSTPTSDVTDDEEQAIVEPVDRFEDTSSSSTASVSRDPATKGETTEKPPTLQGTAIPLIEDNTIVGQASEIPSFPIAQSYFSHVDSLQDASLISLTTSEPENKFIPSRPDTLSDSCNHAGFVADDFRPVVNV